The following proteins come from a genomic window of Palaemon carinicauda isolate YSFRI2023 chromosome 12, ASM3689809v2, whole genome shotgun sequence:
- the LOC137650828 gene encoding SCAN domain-containing protein 3-like, whose product MDKFAIKKRRHEVSGEGEERDENGLVSEKSLAIPTTSKSTSRKGKKNRSCLDNYLSFGFFWCGDEVTPMPLCVICGDKLANEAMLPNKLKRHLTLKHNHLAYKPRSYFEGLLSEQKQQSAMLSKKVKVADKAQETSYLVAELVVKSMKPHTRAETLILPACSAIVKTMFGSEAEKEVRKIPVSDSTISRRIHDMSADIEETVCTFVKESEMFALQVDESTDIGGMAQLLVLVNQFFCCKELKKTTTGNDIFSTLSEYLKSVGLTWQSCVGICTDGVPAMIGSIKGFLSLVKRENSSVITTHCFLHRKTLVAKTISNHLKSVLEKVVKMVNFIESRPLKSRLFTKLCEELQAKHLNLLLHTEARWLSRGKVLSRVCERKEEMLTFLTLEQQEEFCDLLADDT is encoded by the coding sequence ATGGATAAGTTTGCCATTAAGAAGAGAAGACACGAAGTTAGTGGTGAGGGTGAAGAAAGGGACGAAAATGGGCTTGTGAGCGAAAAGAGTTTGGCCATTCCAACAACAAGTAAATCAACTTCAAGAAAAGGCAAGAAAAATCGCTCCTGCTTggataattatttaagttttggaTTCTTCTGGTGTGGTGATGAAGTTACTCCCATGCCTTTATGTGTTATTTGTGGTGATAAATTAGCTAATGAAGCAATGTTACCCAATAAATTAAAGAGGCATTTAACTCTGAAACATAATCATCTTGCTTACAAGCCTCGGTCCTACTTTGAAGGACTTTTAAGTGAGCAAAAACAACAGAGTGCGATGCTTTCTAAGAAAGTCAAAGTTGCTGATAAAGCACAAGAGACCAGTTACTTAGTTGCAGAGTTAGTTGTTAAAAGCATGAAACCTCATACAAGAGCAGAGACTCTGATTCTACCTGCATGTAgtgccatagtaaaaacaatgtttggaagtgaagcagaaaaagaagtgaggaaaattccCGTTTCGGATAGTACAATTAGCAGACGGATTCATGATATGTCAGCAGACATAGAGGAAACTGTATGTACATTTGTGAAGGAAAGTGAAATGTTTGCACTTCAGGTAGATGAGTCTACTGACATTGGAGGTATGGCTCAATTACTGGTATTAGTGAACCAATTCTTTTGTTGTAAAGAACTTAAGAAAACTACAACAGGTAATGATATTTTCTCTACATTAAGTGAGTACTTAAAATCAGTTGGTTTGACCTGGCAATCGTGTGTTGGGATTTGTACAGATGGGGTACCTGCCATGATTGGCTCAATTAAAGGATTTTTGTCATTAGTGAAGAGAGAAAACAGCAGTGTGATAACGACACATTGCTTTCTTCATCGTAAAACGCTGGTTGCAAAGACAATAAGCAATCATTTAAAATCTGTACTGGAAAAAGTTGTAAAAATGGTGAACTTTATAGAAAGTCGACCGCTGAAGTCTCGTCTGTTTACTAAGCTGTGCGAAGAGCTTCAGGCaaaacatttgaaccttcttctaCATACGGAAGCACGATGGCTGTCCAGAGGGAAAGTATTGTCACGAGTATGCGAACGGAAGGAAGAGATGCTTACTTTTTTAACTCTTGAACAACAAGAAGAATTCTGTGATTTACTGGCAGATGACACTTAG
- the LOC137650829 gene encoding zinc finger BED domain-containing protein 5-like: MQGKSENVLSSTDKIKALKEKLQLWGGKVKEGNLDMFSHVAVAANIGEIIPIISEHLTVLEKQLQHYFPDVCTENYDWIRNPFVASISTQSQLTLMEEEQLVELRHDRDLKLLHMQLPLDEFWVQIRTNYPHVTKKALE, from the exons atgcaaggaaaatcagaaaatgttttatcttccaCCGATAAAATTAAAGcactgaaagaaaaactgcaactgtGGGGTGGCAAAGTAAAAGAAGGCAATTTGGACATGTTCTCACATGTTGCAGTAGCAGCAAACATTGGTGAGATAATACCCATTATTTCTGAGCATCTTACAGTACTGGAAAAACAACTTCAGCACTATTTCCCAGATGTATGCACTGAAAACTATGACTGGATAAGAAACCCATTTGTTGCATCTATATCTACCCAATCTCAGCTTACCCTCATGGAAGAAGAGCAGTTAGTGGAATTGCGTCATGATCGTGATCTAAAGTTATTGCACATGCAGCTGCCTCTTGACGAATTCTGGGTTCAGATCAGGACTAATTATCCTCATGTTACCAAAAAAGCTCTG GAGTGA